From one Leifsonia soli genomic stretch:
- a CDS encoding iron chelate uptake ABC transporter family permease subunit: protein MSGTVEAARADVRADRRRGRSRALRVSLVLALLVVLVAAVSLTLGAAAVAPADVLAALIGRADRLTSFVILELRLPRLVAGALVGACLGMSGALIQSVARNPLASPDIIGITAAASAAGSVALIWFGLTGPALSAVVLAGTLVAAALIYLLAWRRGVSGYRFVLIGIGIAAFSAGIVSYVLTRADISDVQQALVWITGSLNSVDPAALLVLGIGTAVLIPCALLIGRPLGALSLGDDLAAGLGVRPERTRLLVVAVAVALAALAVAVAGPVSFVAFLAAPIARRLLGRGSLALVPSALLGALILVVADIVAQFALPGVVLPVGVVTGIVGAPALLWLLARTNRIGRGG, encoded by the coding sequence GTGAGCGGGACGGTCGAGGCGGCCCGTGCCGACGTCCGCGCCGACCGTCGGCGCGGACGCTCGCGCGCACTCCGGGTGTCGCTGGTGCTCGCGCTGCTCGTCGTGCTCGTCGCCGCCGTCTCGCTCACCCTGGGGGCCGCAGCGGTCGCCCCGGCGGACGTGCTGGCCGCGCTGATCGGCCGGGCCGACCGGCTGACGTCGTTCGTGATCCTCGAGCTGCGCCTGCCGCGGCTGGTCGCGGGCGCCCTGGTCGGAGCGTGCCTCGGGATGTCCGGCGCGCTCATCCAGTCGGTCGCCCGCAACCCGCTGGCGAGCCCGGACATCATCGGCATCACCGCTGCGGCGAGCGCCGCCGGCTCCGTCGCGCTGATCTGGTTCGGGCTGACCGGGCCGGCGCTCTCGGCCGTCGTGCTCGCAGGCACCCTCGTCGCCGCCGCCCTGATCTACCTGCTGGCGTGGCGGCGCGGCGTCAGCGGCTATCGCTTCGTGCTGATCGGGATCGGGATCGCAGCCTTCAGCGCCGGGATCGTCTCGTACGTGCTCACCCGGGCCGACATCTCCGATGTGCAGCAGGCGCTGGTCTGGATCACCGGCAGCCTCAACTCGGTCGACCCGGCGGCGCTGCTGGTGCTCGGCATCGGGACGGCCGTGCTCATCCCGTGCGCCCTGCTGATCGGCCGCCCGCTCGGCGCGCTGTCGCTCGGCGACGACCTCGCCGCCGGCCTCGGCGTGCGGCCGGAGCGCACCCGTCTGCTCGTGGTCGCGGTGGCCGTCGCCCTCGCCGCGCTCGCGGTCGCCGTCGCCGGCCCCGTCTCCTTCGTCGCGTTCCTGGCGGCGCCGATCGCCCGGAGGCTGCTCGGCCGCGGGTCGCTGGCCCTGGTGCCGTCGGCGCTCCTCGGCGCGCTCATCCTCGTCGTCGCGGACATCGTCGCCCAGTTCGCCCTGCCCGGGGTCGTGCTGCCGGTCGGCGTCGTCACCGGGATCGTCGGCGCCCCCGCCCTGCTCTGGCTGCTCGCCAGGACCAACCGCATCGGCCGTGGAGGCTGA
- the eno gene encoding phosphopyruvate hydratase, translated as MAAIEAVGAREILDSRGNPTVEVEVLLEDGTVSRAAVPSGASTGAFEAYELRDGDKERYQGKGVLKAVDAVLDELGPAIEGFEASEQRLVDEALIDLDGTDNKKRVGANAILGVSLAVAKAAADSADLPLFRYVGGPNAHVLPVPMMNIINGGAHADTGVDIQEFMVLPLGAETYSEGLRWGVETYHSLKALLKSKGLNTGLGDEGGFAPELENNRAALDLISEAIEKAGFTVGRDIALGLDVASTEFFENGVYRFEGQERTAAEMSAYYQELAANYPLVSIEDPLAEDDWEGWAHLTAELGTKLQLVGDDLFVTNPKRLAEGITKHAANSILVKVNQIGTLTETLDAVSLAQRSGMTAVLSHRSGETEDTTIADLAVATNAGQIKTGAPARSERVAKYNQLLRIEEELGDAAVYAGRSAFPRFTA; from the coding sequence GTGGCTGCAATCGAAGCTGTAGGCGCTCGCGAGATCTTGGACTCGCGCGGCAACCCGACCGTCGAGGTCGAGGTGCTCCTCGAGGACGGCACGGTCAGCCGTGCCGCCGTCCCGTCCGGCGCGTCCACCGGGGCGTTCGAGGCCTACGAGCTGCGAGACGGCGACAAGGAGCGCTACCAGGGCAAGGGCGTGCTGAAGGCCGTCGACGCGGTGCTCGACGAGCTCGGCCCGGCCATCGAGGGCTTCGAGGCCTCCGAGCAGCGCCTGGTCGACGAGGCCCTCATCGACCTCGACGGCACCGACAACAAGAAGCGCGTCGGCGCGAACGCCATCCTCGGCGTCAGCCTGGCCGTCGCGAAGGCCGCGGCCGACTCGGCCGACCTGCCGCTGTTCCGCTACGTCGGCGGACCGAACGCCCACGTCCTGCCCGTCCCGATGATGAACATCATCAACGGCGGCGCGCACGCCGACACGGGTGTCGACATCCAGGAGTTCATGGTCCTCCCGCTCGGTGCGGAGACGTACTCGGAGGGTCTCCGCTGGGGCGTCGAGACCTACCACTCGCTCAAGGCGCTGCTGAAGTCGAAGGGGCTCAACACCGGCCTCGGCGACGAGGGCGGCTTCGCCCCGGAGCTCGAGAACAACCGTGCGGCGCTCGACCTGATCTCCGAGGCGATCGAGAAGGCGGGCTTCACCGTCGGCCGCGACATCGCCCTCGGCCTCGACGTCGCATCCACCGAGTTCTTCGAGAACGGCGTCTACCGCTTCGAGGGCCAGGAGCGCACCGCCGCCGAGATGAGCGCCTACTACCAGGAGCTCGCGGCGAACTACCCGCTCGTCTCCATCGAGGACCCGCTGGCCGAGGACGACTGGGAGGGCTGGGCGCACCTTACCGCCGAGCTCGGTACGAAGCTGCAGCTCGTCGGCGACGACCTGTTCGTCACCAACCCGAAGCGTCTCGCAGAGGGCATCACGAAGCACGCGGCGAACAGCATCCTCGTCAAGGTCAACCAGATCGGCACCCTGACCGAGACGCTCGACGCCGTGTCGCTCGCGCAGCGCAGCGGCATGACCGCCGTGCTCTCGCACCGCTCCGGCGAGACCGAGGACACCACGATCGCCGACCTCGCCGTCGCAACGAACGCCGGCCAGATCAAGACCGGCGCCCCGGCCCGCTCGGAGCGCGTCGCCAAGTACAACCAGCTGCTCCGCATCGAGGAGGAGCTGGGCGACGCCGCCGTCTACGCCGGCCGCAGCGCGTTCCCGCGCTTCACCGCGTAG
- the hisS gene encoding histidine--tRNA ligase — translation MATPITPPRGMRDFLPAEKARREHALGVIRRSFSAHGFDEIETPVVEDVERLHSGLGGDNEKLSFSILKRGLDGDDLTAAIDTGDLLSLADLGLRFDLTVPLARFYATHRAELPPVFRSIQIAPVWRAERPQKGRYRQFVQCDIDIIGEASQLAEVELITATAAALEALGLTDCTIRINDRRILNGLLEYCGFDETRWPQVLISIDKLDKIGADGVVAELAEGGADAAAVLGGILSDLEPHLADGGVELTVEAITSILPEGMDTDAVADLEALAHALDTLPPGVALRFDPTLVRGMGYYTGTIFEIAHPGSGSSVGGGGRYDGMIGRFLGTDVPAAGFSIGFERVVDLIEVPEDASAESVVLVYDPSVPLDRLVAIKSELIARGHRVRLDRRAKNLKAVLDRAAAAGFRSFAFVDADTADAAALQVKPLN, via the coding sequence ATGGCCACTCCGATCACCCCGCCCCGCGGCATGCGCGACTTCCTCCCCGCTGAGAAGGCCCGCCGCGAGCATGCCCTCGGGGTGATCCGACGCAGCTTCTCGGCGCACGGGTTCGATGAGATCGAGACCCCCGTCGTCGAGGACGTCGAGCGCCTGCACTCGGGTCTCGGCGGCGACAACGAGAAGCTCTCGTTCAGCATCCTGAAGCGTGGGCTCGACGGCGACGACCTCACCGCTGCGATCGACACCGGCGACCTGCTGAGCCTCGCCGACCTCGGCCTCCGGTTCGACCTGACGGTGCCGCTCGCCCGCTTCTACGCCACGCACCGAGCCGAGCTGCCCCCGGTGTTCCGCAGCATCCAGATCGCCCCGGTGTGGCGGGCCGAGCGTCCGCAGAAGGGCCGCTACCGGCAGTTCGTGCAGTGCGACATCGACATCATCGGCGAGGCGTCCCAGCTGGCCGAGGTCGAGCTGATCACCGCGACGGCCGCCGCGCTGGAGGCCCTGGGGCTGACGGACTGCACGATCCGCATCAACGACCGGCGCATCCTCAACGGGCTGCTCGAGTACTGCGGCTTCGACGAGACGCGCTGGCCGCAGGTGCTCATCTCCATCGACAAGCTCGACAAGATCGGCGCAGACGGCGTCGTCGCCGAGCTCGCCGAGGGCGGGGCGGACGCGGCGGCCGTGCTCGGCGGCATCCTCTCCGACCTGGAGCCGCACCTGGCCGACGGCGGCGTCGAGCTCACCGTCGAGGCGATCACGAGCATCCTCCCCGAGGGGATGGACACCGACGCCGTCGCGGATCTGGAGGCGCTCGCGCACGCGCTCGACACCCTCCCGCCCGGCGTCGCGCTGCGGTTCGACCCGACGCTCGTTCGCGGAATGGGCTACTACACCGGCACCATCTTCGAGATCGCGCACCCGGGCTCCGGGAGCTCGGTCGGCGGCGGTGGCCGCTACGACGGCATGATCGGCCGGTTCCTCGGCACCGACGTGCCGGCCGCGGGGTTCTCGATCGGCTTCGAGCGGGTCGTCGACCTGATCGAGGTGCCCGAGGACGCCTCCGCGGAGTCCGTCGTTCTGGTGTACGACCCCAGCGTCCCGCTCGACCGTCTCGTCGCCATCAAGTCGGAGCTGATCGCACGCGGCCACCGGGTCCGCCTGGACCGCCGCGCCAAGAACCTGAAGGCCGTGCTCGACCGCGCGGCCGCGGCGGGCTTCCGCTCCTTCGCGTTCGTCGACGCGGACACGGCGGACGCCGCCGCCCTCCAGGTGAAGCCGCTGAACTGA
- the nhaA gene encoding Na+/H+ antiporter NhaA produces MSIIRSERTAAGLLLGAAALGLLLANTPVGPALLDVQHAHLGSGPLDLSVGHWISDGLLAVFFFIVAVELKHELVVGELNSVQKAIHPAIAAVAGVIVPAGIYLALTAGTGLSQGWPIPTATDIAFALGVLAVFGRGLPNRLRVFLLALAVLDDLIAIVIIAVFFTTDPNLVELLLAAVAVAVFGVLSRMLHGRMRWPLGVLMVLLALLTWWLVYDSGVHATIAGVALGLVMSRRPAGRVTHVLEPWSNGLILPLFAFSAALVPIPAVAPSELSPAFWGILVALPVGKLIGITLGGWLGSFTKRGDERGRISLFGLITVAALGGIGFTVSLLMNELAFAGSEEVRAEGTLAVLLGSAVAIVVSGFLVSALARRNRREHPHPAHP; encoded by the coding sequence ATGAGCATCATCCGATCCGAGCGCACCGCCGCCGGACTCCTCCTCGGCGCCGCCGCGCTCGGCCTCCTCCTCGCCAACACGCCCGTGGGCCCTGCGCTGCTCGACGTGCAGCACGCCCACCTCGGCTCCGGCCCGCTCGACCTCAGCGTCGGCCATTGGATCAGCGACGGCCTCCTCGCGGTCTTCTTCTTCATCGTCGCGGTCGAGCTCAAGCACGAGCTCGTCGTCGGCGAGCTGAACAGCGTGCAGAAGGCCATCCACCCGGCGATCGCCGCGGTCGCCGGCGTCATCGTGCCGGCCGGGATCTACCTGGCGTTGACCGCGGGCACCGGCCTGTCGCAGGGCTGGCCCATCCCGACGGCGACGGACATCGCCTTCGCCCTGGGGGTGCTCGCCGTCTTCGGCCGCGGTCTGCCCAACCGGCTGCGCGTCTTCCTGCTCGCCCTCGCCGTGCTCGACGACCTCATCGCGATCGTCATCATCGCCGTGTTCTTCACCACCGACCCGAACCTGGTGGAGCTCCTGCTCGCCGCCGTCGCGGTCGCCGTGTTCGGCGTGCTGAGCCGGATGCTGCACGGGCGGATGCGGTGGCCGCTGGGCGTCCTCATGGTGCTGCTTGCGCTGCTCACCTGGTGGCTGGTCTACGACTCCGGCGTGCACGCGACCATCGCGGGCGTCGCCCTCGGCCTGGTGATGTCGCGCCGGCCCGCCGGGCGGGTCACCCACGTGCTGGAGCCGTGGTCGAACGGCCTCATCCTGCCGCTGTTCGCGTTCTCGGCGGCGCTCGTCCCCATCCCCGCCGTGGCTCCGTCGGAGCTCTCGCCCGCGTTCTGGGGCATCCTGGTCGCGCTGCCGGTGGGCAAGCTGATCGGCATCACCCTCGGCGGATGGCTGGGCTCGTTCACGAAGCGCGGCGACGAACGCGGCCGCATCTCCCTCTTCGGGCTCATCACCGTCGCCGCGCTCGGCGGGATCGGGTTCACCGTGTCCCTGCTGATGAACGAACTGGCGTTCGCCGGGTCGGAGGAGGTGCGGGCGGAGGGCACGCTGGCCGTGCTGCTCGGGTCGGCGGTCGCGATCGTCGTCTCCGGGTTCCTCGTCAGCGCGCTGGCCCGCCGCAACCGCCGCGAGCACCCGCACCCGGCACACCCCTGA
- a CDS encoding DUF501 domain-containing protein yields the protein MTRPPFDPVTDEDIAVVSEQLGRPARNVVGIAARCVCGRPTVVSTAPRLDDGTPFPTFYYLTHPAATAAMSALEATQVMAEYNDLLAEDDDVATAYRAAHEQYLADRESIAVVEEIAGISAGGMPSRVKCLHALAAHALAAGPGVNPIGDLALARGDWSPAVCECRIDVAG from the coding sequence ATGACCAGACCTCCGTTCGACCCCGTGACCGACGAGGACATCGCCGTCGTCTCCGAGCAGCTGGGCCGCCCCGCGCGCAATGTGGTCGGCATCGCCGCACGTTGCGTCTGCGGCCGCCCGACCGTGGTCTCGACGGCGCCGCGCCTGGACGACGGCACGCCGTTCCCGACCTTCTACTACCTGACGCATCCCGCCGCCACCGCGGCCATGTCCGCCCTCGAGGCGACGCAGGTGATGGCCGAGTACAACGACCTCCTCGCGGAGGACGACGACGTCGCGACCGCCTACCGCGCGGCGCACGAACAGTACCTGGCGGACCGCGAGTCCATCGCCGTGGTGGAGGAGATCGCCGGCATCTCGGCCGGCGGCATGCCCTCCCGTGTGAAGTGCCTGCACGCCCTCGCCGCGCACGCCCTCGCCGCAGGCCCGGGCGTCAACCCGATCGGCGACCTGGCGCTCGCCCGCGGCGACTGGTCGCCCGCGGTCTGCGAGTGCCGCATCGACGTCGCCGGGTAG
- a CDS encoding ABC transporter ATP-binding protein, which translates to MTHDTPSAVPELAARDLSLAYEGRVVVDALDLDIPSGRVTAIVGPNACGKSTLLRGLSRLLPPASGSVLLDGSDIHSLPTKQVAQRLGLLPQSPTAPDGITVADLVSRGRYPHQGWFRRWTAADDEAVAEAMTATGVTDLADRPVDELSGGQRQRVWIAMALAQRTDILLLDEPTTFLDLSHQLDVLDLMLDLNAARGTTVVMVLHDLNLAARYAGHLVAMRSGSVVAAGDPAAVVTAELVRDVFGVESVIADDPVTGTPLVVPLGRHHRPGVER; encoded by the coding sequence ATGACACACGACACCCCATCCGCCGTGCCGGAGCTGGCCGCCCGCGACCTGTCGCTCGCCTATGAGGGACGGGTGGTGGTCGACGCGCTCGACCTCGACATCCCGTCCGGCCGGGTGACCGCCATCGTCGGACCGAACGCCTGCGGCAAGTCGACCCTGCTGCGCGGGCTGTCGCGGCTGCTGCCGCCCGCCTCCGGCAGCGTCCTGCTCGACGGCTCCGACATCCACTCGCTGCCGACGAAGCAGGTGGCGCAGCGCCTGGGGCTGCTCCCGCAGTCGCCCACCGCACCCGACGGCATCACCGTCGCGGACCTCGTCTCGCGCGGCCGCTACCCGCACCAGGGCTGGTTCCGGCGCTGGACGGCCGCCGACGACGAGGCCGTCGCCGAGGCGATGACCGCGACCGGCGTCACCGACCTCGCCGACCGGCCCGTCGACGAGCTGTCCGGGGGTCAGCGGCAGCGCGTGTGGATCGCGATGGCGCTCGCCCAGCGCACCGACATCCTGCTGCTGGACGAGCCGACGACCTTCCTCGACCTCAGCCACCAGCTGGATGTGCTCGACCTCATGCTCGACCTCAACGCCGCCCGCGGGACGACCGTCGTCATGGTGCTGCACGACCTCAACCTGGCCGCGCGCTACGCCGGGCACCTGGTCGCCATGCGCTCGGGGTCGGTCGTGGCGGCCGGCGATCCGGCCGCGGTGGTCACCGCCGAGCTCGTTCGCGACGTGTTCGGGGTCGAGTCCGTCATCGCCGACGATCCCGTGACAGGGACCCCTCTCGTCGTCCCCCTCGGCCGCCACCACCGCCCGGGCGTCGAACGGTGA
- a CDS encoding iron-siderophore ABC transporter substrate-binding protein, translating into MLPVPRARRRSRLAVIASAIVASAALVLTGCSAGGSAAQSSSSADSGSFPVTVKSALGSATIDEKPKRIATWGWGAQDIVLALGIVPVAMPSFSYGGDSDGVLPWDADRITELGGKTPQIIDADSGEVPFEQFVTAKPDIILAPYSGLTQAEYDTLSKIAPVVAYPDKPWATSWRDQTAIVGKALGMTKETDALVAKTEDSVAALAAKYPVLKDKTFFYAAANEPGKLNVYRAEDPRVQLLNDLGLKNSASIAALDSSKGDGSFFYQLSYENLSKIDTDLLVMYFDKQSSVDAFTSDPLVAAMPTIKDGRFAPIVGESFVAATSAPSVLSIPWMLDRYVPELAKAADKVE; encoded by the coding sequence ATGCTGCCTGTCCCCCGTGCCCGCCGCCGGTCGCGTCTCGCCGTGATCGCCTCCGCGATCGTGGCCTCCGCCGCCCTCGTGCTCACCGGCTGCAGCGCCGGCGGATCGGCTGCGCAGAGCAGCTCGAGCGCCGACTCCGGCTCCTTCCCGGTCACGGTGAAGAGCGCCCTCGGCTCCGCGACGATCGACGAGAAGCCGAAGCGGATCGCGACCTGGGGATGGGGTGCGCAGGACATCGTGCTGGCGCTCGGCATCGTCCCGGTCGCCATGCCCTCGTTCAGCTACGGAGGCGACAGCGACGGCGTGCTGCCGTGGGATGCCGACCGCATCACGGAGCTCGGCGGGAAGACCCCGCAGATCATCGACGCCGACAGCGGCGAGGTGCCGTTCGAGCAGTTCGTCACGGCCAAGCCCGACATCATCCTCGCGCCGTACTCCGGCCTGACGCAGGCCGAATACGACACCCTCAGCAAGATCGCCCCGGTCGTCGCGTACCCGGACAAGCCGTGGGCGACGAGCTGGCGCGACCAGACCGCCATCGTCGGCAAGGCGCTCGGCATGACGAAGGAGACCGACGCCCTGGTCGCGAAGACCGAGGACTCGGTGGCCGCGCTGGCCGCCAAGTACCCGGTGCTGAAGGACAAGACGTTCTTCTACGCCGCCGCCAACGAGCCGGGCAAGCTCAACGTCTACCGCGCGGAGGACCCGCGCGTCCAGCTCCTCAACGACCTGGGACTGAAGAACTCCGCGAGCATCGCCGCGCTCGACTCCTCGAAGGGCGACGGGAGCTTCTTCTACCAGCTCAGCTACGAGAACCTGTCGAAGATCGACACCGATCTCCTCGTCATGTACTTCGACAAGCAGTCGTCGGTGGATGCATTCACCTCCGACCCGCTCGTCGCCGCGATGCCCACCATCAAGGACGGCCGTTTCGCCCCGATCGTCGGCGAGTCGTTCGTCGCCGCCACCAGTGCGCCCAGCGTGCTCAGCATCCCGTGGATGCTCGACCGCTACGTGCCCGAGCTGGCCAAGGCCGCCGACAAGGTCGAGTAG
- a CDS encoding MazG family protein yields the protein MGEAVGRDAGPVVVPEAATKLDELVAVMARLRAPGGCPWDADQTHESLVQYLIEETYELIDAIETGDRDELLEELGDVLYQVLFHADIAAHTPGEDFDIQDVAAHMTAKMVGRHPHVFGDRTAADARRAETADDVVGFWDELKKQEKPGRTSVLDGIPQGMPSLALADKLLGRAQKVGLLDLQESGGVQVGSEDELGPLLLAIVASAKAQGLDAERALRSTLRDLQDEIRDQESLPPSGDITSEFDPD from the coding sequence ATGGGCGAGGCAGTGGGTCGGGACGCCGGACCGGTCGTGGTTCCGGAGGCCGCGACGAAGCTCGACGAGCTGGTCGCCGTGATGGCCCGCTTGCGCGCTCCGGGCGGGTGCCCGTGGGATGCCGACCAGACCCACGAATCGCTGGTGCAGTACCTGATCGAGGAGACCTACGAGCTCATCGACGCCATCGAGACCGGTGACCGCGACGAGCTCCTCGAGGAGCTGGGCGACGTGCTCTACCAGGTGCTCTTCCACGCCGACATCGCCGCGCACACGCCCGGGGAGGACTTCGACATCCAGGATGTCGCCGCCCACATGACCGCGAAGATGGTCGGCCGCCACCCGCATGTCTTCGGCGACCGCACCGCCGCGGACGCCCGGCGCGCGGAGACCGCGGACGACGTGGTCGGGTTCTGGGACGAGCTGAAGAAGCAGGAGAAGCCGGGCCGCACGAGCGTGCTCGACGGCATCCCTCAGGGCATGCCGTCGCTCGCGCTGGCCGACAAGCTGCTCGGCCGCGCTCAGAAGGTCGGGCTGCTCGATCTGCAGGAGTCGGGCGGCGTCCAGGTGGGAAGCGAGGACGAGCTCGGCCCGCTGCTTCTCGCGATCGTCGCGTCGGCCAAAGCGCAGGGGCTGGATGCGGAGCGCGCGCTGCGCTCGACGCTGCGCGACCTGCAGGACGAGATCCGCGACCAGGAGTCCCTCCCGCCGAGTGGTGACATCACGTCCGAATTCGACCCGGATTAG
- a CDS encoding FtsB family cell division protein, whose translation MPKPRTQRVPVRMSRPSGTGRWLRQLHFSAFSLVMMGVLVVAVLILAPTVQALIAQRQQIADQQHAVDQLAAQVDTLTDQRARWNDPSYLRAQARDRLYYVMPGEVSYLVIDDRPPAAKQDTTPVSSKLVKTQTDWVGSLFGSFMGAGLTQATPQQLSGTPAPDPTAPATGSPTPKK comes from the coding sequence ATGCCGAAGCCGCGCACGCAACGCGTCCCGGTGCGCATGTCCCGCCCGAGCGGCACCGGCCGGTGGCTGCGCCAGCTGCACTTCTCGGCGTTCTCGCTGGTGATGATGGGCGTCCTCGTGGTCGCCGTCCTCATCCTCGCGCCGACCGTCCAGGCGCTCATCGCGCAGCGCCAGCAGATCGCCGACCAGCAGCACGCCGTCGATCAGCTCGCGGCCCAGGTCGACACCCTCACCGACCAGCGGGCGCGCTGGAACGACCCCAGTTATCTGCGGGCCCAGGCCCGCGACCGGCTCTACTACGTCATGCCCGGCGAGGTCAGCTACCTCGTGATCGACGACCGCCCTCCGGCGGCGAAGCAGGACACGACCCCGGTCAGCTCCAAGCTGGTGAAGACGCAGACCGACTGGGTCGGCTCCCTGTTCGGCTCCTTCATGGGCGCCGGACTGACGCAGGCGACCCCGCAGCAGCTGAGCGGAACCCCGGCCCCCGACCCGACGGCTCCCGCCACCGGGTCGCCCACCCCGAAGAAGTAG
- a CDS encoding iron chelate uptake ABC transporter family permease subunit: MSASVDAPAAGIPGGQAGGRVGSSPRARRRRLLAGFAVAAVLLAVVAVLSLMVGARTIAPADVVHALLHYDRTDQDSLVVVDSRLPRTLLGLVAGVGLGLAGTVMQGLSRNPLADPGILGVNFGASLAVVVAIAVLGVTSPSGYLWFAFAGAALASALVYAVSSLGREGATPVKLALAGAAVSAALGSLITAVELTSRTSLDAMRFWQVGSLAGRGFGVLWQVLPTLTAGAILALGLGRLLNGLALGDDVARGLGQRVGVTRALCGVAIVLLCGSATAAVGPIAFLGLIVPHIARRVVGADYRWILAYSAVAAPALLLACDILGRVVAPPGELQVGVVLAFVGAPVFIALVRRRRLVSL, translated from the coding sequence GTGTCCGCGAGCGTCGACGCGCCCGCCGCCGGGATCCCGGGCGGGCAGGCGGGCGGTCGCGTGGGGTCGTCCCCGCGCGCCCGGCGCCGCCGCCTGCTCGCGGGCTTCGCCGTCGCGGCCGTCCTGCTCGCGGTCGTGGCGGTGCTGAGCCTCATGGTCGGCGCCCGCACCATCGCGCCGGCCGACGTCGTCCACGCCCTGCTGCACTACGACCGCACCGACCAGGACTCCCTGGTCGTCGTGGACAGCCGGCTCCCCCGCACGCTGCTCGGGCTCGTGGCCGGAGTCGGTCTCGGCCTCGCGGGAACCGTCATGCAGGGACTGTCGCGCAACCCGCTGGCCGACCCCGGCATCCTGGGCGTGAACTTCGGGGCGTCGCTCGCCGTCGTCGTCGCGATCGCCGTGCTGGGCGTCACGTCGCCGTCGGGGTACCTGTGGTTCGCGTTCGCCGGGGCGGCGCTCGCCTCCGCGCTCGTCTACGCCGTGTCGTCGCTGGGGCGCGAGGGCGCGACGCCGGTCAAGCTGGCGCTCGCGGGGGCGGCCGTCTCCGCCGCGCTCGGCTCCCTGATCACGGCGGTGGAGCTGACCAGCCGGACATCGCTCGACGCCATGCGGTTCTGGCAGGTCGGGTCGCTCGCGGGCCGCGGGTTCGGCGTCCTGTGGCAGGTCCTGCCGACGCTCACGGCCGGCGCGATCCTGGCGCTCGGTCTCGGGCGGCTGCTCAACGGCCTCGCGCTCGGCGACGACGTCGCCCGGGGCCTCGGGCAGCGGGTCGGCGTGACCCGTGCCCTGTGCGGCGTCGCGATCGTGCTGCTCTGCGGCTCCGCCACCGCGGCGGTCGGCCCGATCGCGTTCCTGGGCCTCATCGTCCCGCACATCGCCCGGCGGGTGGTCGGGGCTGACTACCGCTGGATCCTCGCGTACTCCGCGGTGGCCGCGCCGGCGCTTCTGCTCGCCTGCGACATCCTGGGCCGCGTCGTCGCCCCGCCCGGAGAGCTGCAGGTGGGCGTCGTCCTGGCGTTCGTGGGGGCTCCGGTGTTCATCGCGCTGGTGCGGCGCCGGCGGCTGGTGAGCCTGTGA